The region TTCAGAATATTCAGTAAGAATAATAAGATTCCAGGCCAAGAAGCAATCAGTTCTCATGCAGATCCATCTTTCTATAAACTCATTCACctgtagcctccaaactgaattACTTGTGGATTTCTTGTACCTGTTCCTTCGCACTCCCATTGTTGTGGGTGTCGGGTTTTAAAGGAGGTGAAATATAATAAAATCTCTTCAACCTTTACAAGATTCCTGCCCATGTTCTCCACCAAAACACCAAGAGACAAACATTCGGGCATAATAATGCTTGACATTTTCACCACCCTCTTAATAACTCTGCTGCATACCTTAACAGCATTGTCATTACACATACGCAGAAGATTATCCATGCAACCACTATCTGGACCCACAGGCCAGTGGGTTTTGGCACCAAGTCAAAGATGATTGAATAACATGAAGCACAAATCCCTCAGTGAGGAAGCTGAAGGCAGTGGGTACAGATTACTTTGCGTGGGTGTAATCTTGTCATTGAGAAATATCATGTGATGCCTGGAAGTCAAGCATCTGACATCTTACAATGAACATGATCTGCAGGGAAAGACATAGTACTGGTCTAGCCCcaagaggaaaacagaaataagccTTTGCAGAAAAATAAACATGAAGAAAACAAGTAATGATTAGTCTACTGAGTTTCCAGGAAGTATTTTTTGAACAAGCAGGGGATTCTGGTTGTTGCTCTTCCTCATGCACTGCTTACTAGGGTCCCGCAGCAATGCAAAGTCAGGCAAATGCATTGGTGCTTTGACACTGACCTCAGTGATTATCAGAGAGTCACTGCAGACTTCCCACTACTTGTGCTGTTCCCACTGAAAATGGGGAGGAAACTCAGCTCTCAGCTGTCAGTGGCTGTTTCAACTTGCTCCATCAGCAGGGCAGTATCTGTAATAATAGCACTGCTGCACAAAAGCCGAACTGTTTTCAAGTAAACGTTGAGAGAATCTTACTGatccaaggatgtaatgctgaggctttgtaaggcactggtcaaaccacacttggaacaaaagtagtttttggccccttatctgagaaaaggatgtactggcattggagaggagatttataagaatgatcctaggaatgaaagagttaatgaacGAGCAGTGTTTGCTGGTACTGGGCCCATACAggctgggattcagaagaatgaatgggggactttcattgaagcctatcgaatattgaaaggcttaaatAGAGTGGACGTGGGGAGGAGGTTCCCAATAGCAGGGAAAGTTCAGGACCagggtgcacagcctcagaaatgaaggatgtccctttagactagagatgaggaatttctttagccagatggtggtgaatctgtagaattcattgccacaaatgtgCAATATAATTCACTGCAGATTATATACACGGAATTACTCCTGCTCCAATGCCTTCTCATCTGATATCCTGAAATGTAGATAAATTATTAACTAACTTTAGCTGTACCTTGGTAAGACACAGTTGCAAAAATTATGAACAATTAGGACTGGGAGGCAGCTCTGTTGTGGCACTGCACTTAATGTTTAGAAAGATCCCAGGTTTGATGTCTGGTTTCTATtattgcagtttttaaaaaaaggaggaaacATTCATTGTaatcacaagaaattctgcagatgtaagaaatccagagtaacacacaaacacacacacacaaaatggtggaggaacacagcaggcagcAACTCTGGAGACAAGTAAAGAGTTAATGCTTCAAggcaaaacatcaactgtttattcctcctcatagatgctacctgatctgctgttttcctacagcattttgtgggtCTTTCTAACTATCTTGCAACTACATTTAGTCCTAATGTAAACCACTGACTACCCCCTTCTTTCCACAGATCAGGGCAATTGTAATTGCCCCTCTAGACCCTTTGGCACTTGTGTGTCTAAGATTGTGAACGGAATCATTTGTGATTTCCACTTGCCCATCCTGTCTATAACCTGAAAGGCAGCCAGTTCACTCTGTAGCTACAGTGAAAAGTGACACTTAGGTGAAACTATAATCTCAAGTGGAAAATAGAAAAACTGGACAAGGGAACCACAAAATAATTAGAATGCAAtttaatgcttttttttaaaaaaaaaacatttaattatAGTTTAATTTACAATTAGGCACTGCTTCTAGCTGCAAACAATAAATAATGCTGAAATGAATAAATGTCAAAGCACACATGCAAGCACAGCGCAAACATGATGGAATTGGAATGTGCTTTAGAGAACTGACATCTCATAAAAGTAACTTGAAAGAACTtgaggcaaaaaaaaattagatcAAATGCTCTCAGATGTGTAGTTGTCATTTTGTCTTGCCACAAAGAGTAGGGTTGGGAGCTGGTTGGGGGAAAACACACCTACTAGAATCAAACTAGGCCTTTATCCATGGAAGCAGTGACGATGCATTCAAAGATTTTGCTTGGATCCCATCTGCGCTTCAATCCGTGCCAAAATACTTCTGTCCAAAGTGGGTGGGTGCCACTGGATGGACCTCTGTGGCCAAGATTGTGATCTCAGGGAATTCTTCTATTATAGATTTTGCACCTTTATAGGggaaaataataaaccaaattgATGTTTTAATGTAATTTGTGAAAACCACAGGAAATCTCTGTTCTATTGGTGATAAAGAATTCTACACATCTTTGCGGAGTTACAAGCGCAAAGTGCAAGTGTTTAAGTGTTGTACTTGAAAAGCAAACTATGCAGCCATTCACACTGGACAACAAGCAAGTGTCACTATTGCAGCATAACCAACAACGCACTCACTTTCAACGATGTATATGTAATCCATATACACTAATTCCACAACGCAGCTGCTGCTAAAAGGTACTCCCAATACCCACCTGAGCAATATGGCTTACGTTTCAAAATATTTCTAAACAGGTGTTAGAGCTAACAGAAAAAGAGAAAATTTCAAAGAGTGGGGAGCAAGAAATTCAAACAATTGCTCCAAACAGCAGAATTaatgattgggggtggggggttgggtgggggggggaccagGAGTTCAGAGGAAAAGGTTTCTAAGGTGAGAAATAGCAAGAAGGTAGAATTTAAAATTTGTACTGAGGGATGGTGGATCATATCAGAATACAGGAATTATGTTTGAACTTGCCTAAAGTGGTACCAAGCAATGTGGATGGGGGAACTATTTGGAAATTACAATTGATCACATAGATCAGAAATTCAATTCAATAGTCTTCCATTGGATGAGGTCTGGAAGGCCATGAAATATCCAAACAGCCAGAGGGCACTTAAGGCCAAACTCTTCAATGGTGGGTTTGAAGTCACATACTGGCCTAAATAGTAATGATGGCAATTTCCTACCTTGTCAGCCATTAGTTAATAACTTGGGTTTTTAACTAAGTAGTCTGATATTCATCATTATGAACGCAACTTATTCATATTTAATTTCAACAATGGATGTAATGGATTTGCCTCAGGATCAGTAATCCAGGTCTTTTGGATTCAGGTCAGTAACAAAGGGCTGTATTAAAATATTCATCTCAGGGAATCTAGAAGGGATTGAGATGATGAATGATGAGTGGGAAGGAAAAGAAAATTGTGATTTATCCTCGGGTTTTCCCAATCTTCAGCGGGAAATATTATAATCTGATTATAAACAACCTAATAGTACAGAACATGTGGATGCCAAGCAGGATCACACAGATACAAGGGACAAGAAATACTTCTTTGGGGCTGAGATGCTAAATTGACAATGGGAAAAGATGGCATTCCTCTGTATAACTGAAGAACGGAACCTGGCAAATGAAGAGGAAAATGCTGGCAGCAGCAGAGGAGAGCAAAGCAAGACTGGGTTAAAGGGGAAAAGCTTGATGGTCACATAGAAAACGGAGGGTTTTTACATGCCTGAAAACTGCAGTGAATCTTCATCCATTAATTTTGATGCAACATTTTCCTGATATCCAAAGTTGAGTGAAGAATAATCCAGCATACACTACCACTCAGatacttttaaacaccagctcaatgGAAGTATAAATATAAAGGGTTTTACCAGTTTAAGGAAACCTATTTGACATCAGTGGATTGCAGACCTGATATTTCCAAATTCACTCCAGCACACTCCTACTTCCTCTGGAGAGGAAACGTACGGCTGTATTATTCGGCCGAGGAGTGAAAATTAAAATTTGGCTGCACTTCACAATTGACCATGTTAGCATCGGCTGCCTGGATGGATTcagtaacatagcagttagtgtaatgctctaCTGTGCCAGCTATCGAGATTCAATCCctgacgctgtctgtaaggagtttgtacatgaccgtgtgggtttccctccgggtgctccagtttcctctcactttccaaagacctataggttagggttagtagaTTGTGTGAAGCTACGCTGGCACCACAAGAATGGCGACATTTGCATGTAATTCCTGCCACATATTTTGATTGTGTCGGTTGCTGACGCAAACAACATATTTCCCTGTATGCTTCGATATGCAAGCGACAAAATAAGTCTAATCTTTAAAATTTTTAcaacaaagtgaaggagaaaacTGGCCACAAGTCCATGTAGCCATTCTGATTGTACAATGCTTAGAGACAGTAATTTTAgttttaaaatacatttttagTTCTTGCACCttttatgtaaaaaaaaagtttgtgtGTACATCCCAATATTAAAGTCTGTTTCTTACTTACCATGTGGAGTTGAAAAAAGACTGAGTAGGATTATATGGTTTGGCTGCACTCCGTGCTCGATCAGAACTTTCACAGCTTCTATAACTGTGTTGCCTGTGCCTGCAGTATAAATAGATGACCAGCCATTATCCAGAATGGAAATTTTCATCTCAGATCAGTCCAGGCCATTTTATCCTTGTAGCTGTGAATTATCCATTGGATCATCAGTAGTTCTCAGAGTTTCTCATTTTTATGGAATTACTATCAAAGTGCGAACATTTTTGGTGTAATCTAGTAAAGTAATAAACCTATTTTGAATAAATGGTGAAAACACAAGAACAATGTtaaggttgtactattttgcaaaACTGAGGCCAACATAATGTTTGCACCTCCAAAAAGTATTGGCAGCAGAAAGGATAATGAATGATCTGGGAAGCAACTAACTGGGTTTCTAATTACCACAAATTGCAGGGCAGAGACACCAAATttattgtgtcattccttcatTAGTGACAGGAAAATCCAGGCCTCTAACTGGATAATCCATCCTTACAGCTTCTCTGATACAAGTCAGAGACAAGTTGTGCAACTATCCACAGTTGATATGGGAATGCTGCATTCAGTTAAAATAGCTAAACATGAAGAATCAATGACAAAGTCTTCAGTAATTCCTGAATTGGAATCTTTTCCCATGAAATCTAGATCTATCTGAACAGTCAACTCATCTTGATTTCCCCAGCATCATTAGTTGTGAAAAGGATCATCACGCTGCATGTGACCCCAATGTGATACATCAGGTACCTGACCCAAACCCGACTGGACCTAGTTTTATGGTCAGAATTTAAAATAAAAGTTTTAAGATCAGATTTGGATCAAACAGGTTTTAATTTTATACCAAGTACATGCCTGGTGTAAACTCATTTCCAGCTTTCTCATCCATATAGATCTTTCCTTTCTCAAAGTGTTCAAAAAAACACATGGTACTTACTCAATATTGGGTACATTAGAAGCACCTTTCTGCGGTAGATGTCTGGTGGGAATTTTGCATAGTAGACCTTTGCTCTCTGCGTCTCTTCATCACTTTGGATTAGGATTTTTCCAATGCGTATTGATCGACAACAATCTCGTAAACCCTGCTCCATGGCTTCACCTGTATGAACATTCTGATTTAGTCTCTGTTCCAACTATTGCAGACATTTGAACTGTTAGTTGTGAATTCTGGTTAGCTTTCATTGCGTGAAATTGTTACAGATGGGTAACTTAGAGGTAAATTAGAAAACAACGGTGGAATAAAAAAAAGGCAATTGGTCATAGTCCCAGTGTAGAGGAGTCTAAACTAAAAGATACAGATTTAAtatagaggggaaagatttaaaaggacctgaagggaaacttcttcacaaaaaaaagtagtgagtatgtagagtgagctgccagaggaagctgcAGAGGCAGGTACAGTATAATTACAATATTTCAAAGATATTGGGCAggcacatggatagaaaaggtttagagcaggggttccccacCTGGGGTCACAgacccccttggttaatggtaagggtctacGGCATAACAAAGATTGGGAACACCTAGTTACGAGCCAAAcaaaggcaaatgggactagctctgATACAGATCTTGGCTGACTGATGTGGAAGGgtttgttttcatgctgtatgaatCGATAACTCCGAGTCCTTTCAGATTAACCCTACACATCAAACTGCAGAACTTGGTAGGAGAACCTCAGTGTGGCATGTATTTTTGAATACTCTACTTTATCAAATGAGTATTAATTAAAAGAGTATTTAACTTTATTAACTTTTATATAAGAGTCtcttcttctgatgactcttaatggcggttggcagtccaacttaaaggtgGATTACCACCACCAACTAGACTGGAGTGTGGTGCAGAGAGTTCAGAAATAAAAATCCCTactagttctttatcaaatgTGAATTAAAATTACCCCAAAAAGCTCTAAAGattgtaaataatgaaagacaatattgtgaattaaagtCATTTCCGAAACTTAGTTTTTAAATAAGAACTATCAACGCCCAAAGCTAGTCGTGCTGCCTGCATTTcctttctttcaaccttatatgcttcacattgtaaaatgtgttcaaccgtttcataatgatgacaaaacctacacaccccagagtgatgttttccaaatacaaggaataattaagcatagtatGCCAAATTCTAAATcgaataaatataattccttcccttcttgttttaccTTCTTCTCCCATCAATCCAACAGTTTTGTGTAAACTGTAAAGGTGTCTCCCCTCATGCCCATTATCCTGCAAGTCTTGCCATAATCCCCTATTCTTAGCCCCACCAACCCCTTGGCTTCTGATTCACCAAGTGGAAGGTCTACATCCACAGCTGAACTTTTAACAGATTTTTTGGCCAATCAGCccactcattcccctcaacacctcTACGTGCAGGGATccacaagaagagagcatgtaaaCCAATACTTTGAATATGACATAAAGTTCAAAGAGCTTCCAGCAGTAAATCTGACCAACTGCTAGAATGACCCGTTTCAATACTAGTGAAACCCGATAAAGAATCTGAATTACAACTTTGCAAAGACAAACTCCCTCCACCCAGTGTAAGCCCAAAATGACTGCAACCAGTTCTGCTGTATAAACCTGATAAATGATTAGTAAGATGTTCCTTTATTGTTACCTGTAATTCTGGCAcaaaaacagccacaccaacattcccagttaaattatcttTTGATCCAGCAGTAAAAATGCTTAACACATCACAATCATTTTCCTTGATATAGTAatgaaccaacagactctcaggcatATCAGGATAATGAAACTGGACAACATTCCTGTCATATTTGGCTGGGGGCAGCACAACAGTGTAtcggttagtgcaacactttactGTGTCAGCTGTAAGTTTGGGATCcagttcccgctgctgtctgagGAGATTGGACGTTCTCCCCGTGTCGACAGGCACTGAAGTAGGAAGGATAAAAAGAGTATAAGGCACACTGAGGGATGGGGAAAGGCTGATATTCGATATTGCCTTACTCCTGCCCCAGCCAACTCCAATCAAGCTATTGTCCTCTCCATCATGTCAAAATATTTGCCTACTGCAAGATGCTGGCTGACAAAAATTTGTAGACAATGATTACTTACCACTTCTCATAATACTAACACCACAGTTTCCTTTCTCAAACTTCACTCCTTCATATTTATGGCCTGTATAAGATTAAAGATTAACTGAGGTTAGCACCACACAAGTCGTCCAAATTCCTCACAGTCCTTCCCGCTCTTATGCCACCATTCTCACAAGCTGCAAGTAGATATCAGATCATTTGACGTCCGCTTATTTTCCACTGGATAAGTAGAATATTTAGTTCGGACAATCAAACAGTCAGGGATTATTACTATTGCCGCTTTTTTCTGCGAGTCCAGATGGTTATTGGCCcgggtttttttttgctgtgggGGAGGAGGGCACTTTGGGCTtgagagttttgtttcttttctttcttgtgcTGGGCGGGGGGAAGGGTTGGAAGTTGATGTCTTTTCTGTATTTAGCGGCTGTCTGGAGTAGACAAATATCATAGTTACATTGTTCATGCATAAATGTAATAAaatgaggccgcacctggagtactgtgtgcagttctggtctccatacttgaggaaggatatactggctttggaggcagtgcagaggaggttcaccaggttgattccagggatgaaggggttaacttatgaggagagattgagtcgcctgggactatactctctggaattcagaagaatgagaagggatcaaaattttgaaagagatagctaagacagaagtaggaaagttgtttccattggtaggtgagactagacctggggggcattgcctcaagattcaggggagaacattttggacggagatgaggagaaactgtttgtcccagagattggtgaatctgtggaattctctgcccagggaagcagttgaggctttcactaaatatatttaagatacagttagataggtttttacctagtgagggaattaagggttatggggaaaaggcaggtaagcggagctgagtttacggacagatcagccatgatcttattgaatggcggggcaggctcgacgggccggatggccgactcctgctcctatttcttacgttctttgAAACATGCAGGTGCTCATTT is a window of Mobula birostris isolate sMobBir1 chromosome 10, sMobBir1.hap1, whole genome shotgun sequence DNA encoding:
- the uprt gene encoding uracil phosphoribosyltransferase homolog isoform X2, coding for MEADSPLSRIMPCQNTQQQQLNNSERNHTLPKQVRFAASVEPEPEPLGAQLKLLPMNDQIRELQTIIRDKTTSRGDFVFCADRLIRLVVEEGLNQLPYTECTVTTPTGHKYEGVKFEKGNCGVSIMRSGEAMEQGLRDCCRSIRIGKILIQSDEETQRAKVYYAKFPPDIYRRKVLLMYPILSTGNTVIEAVKVLIEHGVQPNHIILLSLFSTPHGAKSIIEEFPEITILATEVHPVAPTHFGQKYFGTD